Proteins encoded by one window of Panicum virgatum strain AP13 chromosome 7N, P.virgatum_v5, whole genome shotgun sequence:
- the LOC120681727 gene encoding uncharacterized protein LOC120681727 has protein sequence MSGAQGAQPKGAFTATTYTSAPPATGGSAQEQRQAPRTELRSGKDERGLPVRKLEDTVEDAAGKGEPVFGAGKEDGKPDLSVTGTDGG, from the coding sequence ATGTCCGGCGCGCAAGGAGCTCAGCCGAAGGGGGCCTTCACGGCGACCACCTACACGTCGGCGCCGCCTGCCACCGGCGGCAGCGCCCAGGAGCAGCGGCAGGCTCCGAGGACGGAGCTCCGTTCCGGCAAGGACGAGCGCGGGCTGCCCGTCAGGAAGCTGGAGGACACGGTCGAGGACGCTGCAGGCAAGGGCGAGCCGGTGTTCGGCGCCGGCAAGGAGGACGGCAAGCCCGACCTCAGCGTTACCGGCACCGACGGGGGGTAG
- the LOC120681713 gene encoding E3 ubiquitin-protein ligase MARCHF1-like translates to MDTNQELEEVVPNDSDPLLGREGKEAESSSVELSAPQPATVTPLEIEDEETDGSSAACCRICLEAESEIGDELISPCMCKGTQQFVHRSCLDHWHSVKEGFAFSHCTTCKAQFHLRVETWEDNSWRKMKFRIFVARDVLLVFLAVQLTIAIIGAIAYFLDRDGSFRNSFSDGWDRFLSKHPIPFYYCIGIRGGRPVVEDLHGNYTAPKLDPEHEERLKMIKIL, encoded by the exons ATGGATACGAACCAGGAGCTGGAAGAGGTGGTCCCAAATGACTCAGACCCTCTTCTCGGAAGGGAGGGCAAGGAGGCGGAGTCATCATCAGTGGAGCTGTCTGCGCCACAACCAGCAACCGTGACCCCGCTGGAGATCGAAGATGAGGAGACCGATGGTTCTTCTGCTGCATGCTGCCGCATTTGCCTTGAGGCAGAGTCTGAGATAG GTGATGAATTGATATCACCTTGCATGTGCAAAGGAACTCAGCAGTTTGTTCACCGTTCATGCCTTGATCACTGGCATTCTGTTAAG GAAGGATTTGCATTTTCCCACTGCACAACGTGCAAAGCTCAATTTCATCTTAGGGTGGAGACTTGGGAGGACAACTCATGGCGTAAAATGAAGTTCCGGATATTTGTTGCAAGAGATGTGCTCCTCGTATTTCTTGCCGTACAGCTT ACTATTGCTATTATTGGTGCAATTGCATACTTTCTAGACAGGGATGGAAGTTTCCGGAACAGTTTCAGTGATGGTTGGGATCGCTTCTTGTCAAAGCACCCAATACCATTCTACTATTGCATAG GAATACGTGGTGGAAGACCTGTGGTGGAAGACCTTCACGGCAACTACACGGCTCCAAAGCTTGATCCGGAACACGAGGAGCGGCTGAAGATGATCAAGATCCTCTAG